One Candidatus Woesearchaeota archaeon DNA segment encodes these proteins:
- a CDS encoding L-lactate permease translates to MEPLLVFLSFVPIILIFLLMVFWKWPALKAMPLTYIATILILVFFWKSPFSVIGASTIKGLLVSIEIIIIIFGAIFFLRLMQKAGAIEIIDSYLSSITPDKRIQLLLIAWIFGSFIEGAAGFGTPAALAAPLLVTLGFSPIAAVVSALIANSTPVTFGAVGTPIIIGIRSVFDSAAAQLELDAFGYTLPVFLSKVTMLSALIHFIIGTFVPLMVVVVFMRYFSKEKSWSMGLALWPFSVWAGLCFTLPYLLTAVLFGPEFPSLVGGMIGMMILVSTTKRGFLVPEKVYHFSKKKAFKMRSYGSYDVFRAILPYLLISVLLILTRLDSLGIKGFLQGISVSFSSIMGTGISHSLAPFYLPGFIFIVVALFIFFFFRMSGHQLSEAFGESLHKIGVPFVALIFIVATVQLLQNSHMNSIGLDSMPIMMASFLSSTVGFAWVFISPFIGGLGSFMAGSSTVSNLFFSGFQFHTAKLLSLSPVLIISLQAVGSAVGNMIAIHNIVAASATVGLHHREGSIIRRNLVPCLSYLALAGIIGFIINFII, encoded by the coding sequence ATGGAGCCTTTGCTTGTTTTCCTGTCATTCGTACCAATAATTCTCATATTCCTGCTGATGGTTTTCTGGAAGTGGCCTGCTCTCAAGGCCATGCCACTGACATATATTGCGACGATTCTTATCCTGGTTTTTTTCTGGAAATCCCCGTTCAGTGTCATCGGCGCATCCACAATCAAGGGCCTTCTTGTGTCGATAGAGATAATCATAATCATCTTCGGAGCGATATTCTTCCTCAGGCTCATGCAGAAGGCAGGAGCCATTGAGATAATCGATTCATATCTTTCATCGATAACTCCTGACAAGAGGATCCAGCTCTTGCTTATCGCCTGGATCTTCGGCAGCTTCATCGAGGGCGCTGCCGGTTTCGGCACTCCTGCTGCCCTTGCTGCCCCTTTGCTTGTGACTTTGGGGTTCTCTCCGATAGCTGCTGTGGTCTCTGCTCTCATCGCAAACTCAACCCCTGTCACATTCGGTGCTGTCGGGACTCCGATAATCATCGGCATAAGATCTGTCTTTGATTCCGCTGCTGCTCAGCTCGAGCTTGATGCCTTCGGCTATACGCTGCCTGTCTTCCTCTCAAAGGTCACGATGCTCTCTGCCCTGATTCATTTCATCATCGGCACTTTTGTTCCCCTGATGGTTGTCGTTGTATTCATGAGGTATTTTTCCAAGGAGAAGTCATGGTCTATGGGCTTGGCCCTGTGGCCTTTTTCTGTCTGGGCCGGTCTCTGCTTCACCCTGCCTTATCTTCTCACAGCTGTCCTTTTCGGTCCTGAGTTCCCTTCCCTTGTCGGCGGCATGATTGGCATGATGATTCTTGTGTCGACTACAAAAAGGGGTTTCCTGGTTCCGGAGAAGGTCTATCATTTCTCTAAGAAGAAGGCATTCAAGATGAGATCATATGGCTCATATGATGTCTTCAGGGCAATACTTCCTTATCTTCTCATAAGCGTCCTGCTTATCCTGACAAGGCTCGATTCTTTGGGCATCAAGGGGTTTTTGCAGGGCATAAGTGTCAGTTTCTCATCCATCATGGGGACCGGGATCTCGCATTCTTTGGCTCCTTTCTATCTCCCTGGTTTCATCTTCATTGTTGTCGCATTGTTCATCTTCTTTTTCTTCAGGATGTCTGGGCATCAGCTTTCTGAGGCTTTTGGCGAGTCATTGCATAAGATAGGTGTGCCTTTTGTCGCACTCATTTTCATTGTTGCCACTGTCCAGCTCCTCCAGAACTCCCACATGAATTCCATTGGTCTTGATTCTATGCCCATAATGATGGCATCATTCCTTTCATCGACAGTGGGCTTTGCGTGGGTCTTCATCTCTCCTTTTATCGGCGGGCTCGGCTCTTTCATGGCCGGCTCATCCACTGTCTCCAATCTTTTCTTCTCGGGATTCCAGTTCCACACAGCTAAGCTTCTCTCACTTTCCCCTGTGCTCATAATCTCCCTGCAGGCTGTTGGCTCTGCTGTCGGCAACATGATTGCAATCCACAATATTGTTGCAGCTTCAGCGACTGTCGGCCTGCATCACAGGGAGGGCTCCATCATAAGGCGGAATCTTGTCCCCTGCCTGTCATATCTTGCCCTTGCAGGGATCATAGGCTTTATCATAAACTTTATAATCTGA